In the genome of Maribacter forsetii DSM 18668, the window AAATGGGCGAAGAAATAATAGCAGATACCTGTAAAGTTACTCCAAGTTTAAATGCTATTGCCTTGCGTTATTTTAATCCAATGGGTGCACACCCAAGTGGAGAAATAGGGGAGTTGCCAAAAGGAGTGCCTCAGAATTTGGTGCCTTTTATTACGCAAACCGGTATTGGATTAAGGGATCAGTTATCCGTTTTTGGGGATGATTACCCTACGCCAGATGGTACATGTATAAGAGATTATATTTATGTGGTAGATTTGGCTAAAGCCCATGTTGTTGCATTAGAACGTTTGATGAATGGAAAAAACGAATCTAATTTTGAAGTTTTTAATGTAGGTACTGGAACTGGCAGCTCGGTATTAGAGGCTATAAAAAGTTTTGAAAAAGTATCTGGTAGAAAATTAAATTATAAAATAGTTGACAGAAGACCAGGTGATATTACCACTGCTTATGCAGATACCACTAAAGCAAATAAAGTATTGGGCTGGAAAGCGGAGTATACTTTGGAAGAGGCCATGAATTATGCATGGATTTGGGAACAGAAAATACGTGACTGATTTTTTCAGGTGTAACCATATAAATAAGGGGAAATATAGCTATATTTCCCCTTATTTAATTTAAAGACCACCTCTTATGAAAAAATCATTATTTCTTTTAGTTTTACTGGTATTTACAGGCGCAACTGCACAAGACATATATCTTCAGTGCGGTAAAATTGTAGATGTTGAATCGGGTAAGGTATTGTCTGAGAAAACAATTGTTATTTCGGGTAACAAGATTACAGAAATCAAAAATGGTTATATAGTTGGTGGTGATCAAGATCAGGTGGTAGATTTAAAGTTAAAGACCATATTACCAGGTTTTATAGATATGCATGTGCACATTGAAAGCGAATCTAGTCCGTCAAGATATTTAGAGGCTTTTACCATGAATGAAGCTGATGTAGCCTTTGAATCCACGGTTTATGCTAAAAGAACATTAATGGCAGGCTTTACAACCGTACGTGATTTAGGCGGGTCGGGAGTAAATATTGCCTTAAAAAATGCAATTAATAAAGGTACTGTTGTTGGTCCACGTATTTTTACAGCAGGTAAAGCACTTGCTACTACAGGTGGTCATGCAGATCCAACTAACGGTAGAAGTAATGAATTAATGGGTGATCCGGGACCAAAAGAAGGTGTAGTCAATTCACCCGCAGATGGCAGAAAAGCGGTTCGCCAACGTTATAAAGATGGTGCGGATGTCATTAAGATTACTGCTACTGGTGGTGTTTTAAGTGTTGCTAAAAATGGTCAGAACCCTCAGTTTACTATTGAAGAAATAAAAGCAATTACAGAAACGGCTAAAGATTACGGTATGCTTACAGCAGCGCATGCGCATGGTGATGAAGGTATGCAAAGAGCCATTTTAGGAGGAATTAAAACTATTGAGCATGGTACATTGATGTCAGAGGAAACAATGGAATTAATGATTAAGCATGATACGTATATGGTGCCGACCATTTCTGCAGGACAAGAAGCGGCTAGGTTGGCAAAAATACCAAACTACTTACCACCTGTTGTAGCTAAGAAAGCTTTGGAGATTGGTCCTAAATTGAATGCAACTTTTGCAAAAGCTTATAAAAAGGGGGTGAGTATCGCTTTTGGTACCGATTCTGGAGTGTCGCCTCATGGAGATAATGCTAAAGAATTTATCTACATGAACAAAGCAGGTATGCCTATCATAGAAGCGTTACGTTCAGCTACAATTACAAATGCAATGCTTTTAGGCGAGAAAGAATTAGGACAAATCAAAGAAGGTTATTTAGCCGATATCGTTGCAGTAAATGAAAACCCATTAGATAATGTAGAAACATTAACAGATGTTGTTTTTGTTATGAAAGATGGTGTTGTGTATAAGCAATGATTTTGGATTATTTTCTATTTCATGAAGTAAGGTATATAGGTGCGAAATGAAGTTAAATGTTGATAATAGCGAGCAATTAATGCAGGTTGCTATTGGTGATTCTCTTTTTGATAAATTGAAGCATCAGGTGGAGAAGGATTTTGTTCTTGCCAATATACCTCTGCAAATTCCTGAAAAATTAGGTCATGCTGAGTTTATAGCGCTTATTCGTGAGAAGGTGTATTACCTAATGATGGAGCATTTTGCTGAATATTTAAACTTAATGTACATCATAGACATTCCGGAAAGTGCATTTCAGAATATAGAAATTACCGATACTGTAGATGTAGCAGATCAGGTCACATTATTGATTTTAAAGCGGGAGTATAAAAAGGTGTGGTATCGTAATCGATATCAATAAAGATATTTCACACCTTTATATAAATTCCTTTCTTGTCCATAATATAACCAACTAGCCAGCAGGTAAACATTATCCATAAAGCAAATAATAGCGAACCAAAATAATCGCCAGCTGTGGCAATGAAAATGTTATCTGCTATCCAGTTATAAGCATTTGTGCCATTCATGGATATTACTGCCAAGCTGATAATGAACAGTTCGGATAATAGGTAAATGAATAGTGTATTTCTGCCAAATACTTCAAAGAAATACGTCCATTTGCCAGGTTTGGACATATCCAGTAGATATATTAAAACGGCTATAATAAATATGTCTATTCCGCTAGTAAGTAATACAAAAGAGCTGGACCAAAGCTTTTTATTGAACGGGAATATTAAATCCCATGCAAATCCTGCTACAACAAGAAGACCTGCAACCATTATAAGTTTTGCAATGGTTTCAAAATTCTGACCGCTTTTTTGAATGAATTTTCCGGTAAAATATCCTGCAATAACATTTACTATAGCAGGTAAGGTGCTTAATAATCCCTCGGGGTCAAAAGCTACGCCACCATTACCATGATACATATGGTCTGCGCCAATTAAGAATTTGTCAAGTTTTAAAACGGCATTGCCCATTAAAGAGAGGTCTCCAAAAACTAACAATATAATTTGATAACCTATCAATGCTAGGGCACTGAAAATCAATACAGATTTTGTTTTAAAATAATGGAGTAGGATAGAAGCGAATAAATAGCATAGTGCAATTCGTTGTAATACTCCAAATATTCTGGTCTCTGCAATCGGTTTTAAACCACCATCTTCAAAAAATGGAAACCAATACATAAGAAACCCTAATAAAAATATTATAGAAAAGCGTTTTAGAACCTTTTTGAAAAATGTATTACTTCCTTCGTCTTCGTATTTTTTCATACTAAAACTCATCGCATTACCTACCACGAACAAAAATGTAGGAAAGACAAGATCGGTAAGTGTAAATCCGTTCCAAACGGCGTGTTTCAAAATTCCAAAACTCGTGTCACCATTTCCGGGGGAGTTCACTATAATCATGAGCGCAA includes:
- a CDS encoding metal-dependent hydrolase family protein, with the translated sequence MKKSLFLLVLLVFTGATAQDIYLQCGKIVDVESGKVLSEKTIVISGNKITEIKNGYIVGGDQDQVVDLKLKTILPGFIDMHVHIESESSPSRYLEAFTMNEADVAFESTVYAKRTLMAGFTTVRDLGGSGVNIALKNAINKGTVVGPRIFTAGKALATTGGHADPTNGRSNELMGDPGPKEGVVNSPADGRKAVRQRYKDGADVIKITATGGVLSVAKNGQNPQFTIEEIKAITETAKDYGMLTAAHAHGDEGMQRAILGGIKTIEHGTLMSEETMELMIKHDTYMVPTISAGQEAARLAKIPNYLPPVVAKKALEIGPKLNATFAKAYKKGVSIAFGTDSGVSPHGDNAKEFIYMNKAGMPIIEALRSATITNAMLLGEKELGQIKEGYLADIVAVNENPLDNVETLTDVVFVMKDGVVYKQ
- the galE gene encoding UDP-glucose 4-epimerase GalE; protein product: MKVLVTGGLGFIGSHTVVELQNKGFEVVIIDDCSNSDENVLDGIKAITGKKPLYEKLDLKEKHKVEDFFQRYQDVAGVIHFAASKAVGESVEKPLLYYENNIGTLVYILKELCKKNKASFIFSSSCTVYGQADKMPITEDAPVKVAESPYGNTKQMGEEIIADTCKVTPSLNAIALRYFNPMGAHPSGEIGELPKGVPQNLVPFITQTGIGLRDQLSVFGDDYPTPDGTCIRDYIYVVDLAKAHVVALERLMNGKNESNFEVFNVGTGTGSSVLEAIKSFEKVSGRKLNYKIVDRRPGDITTAYADTTKANKVLGWKAEYTLEEAMNYAWIWEQKIRD
- a CDS encoding acyltransferase family protein, which produces MNKLKNRYLSLDVFRGMDVALMIIVNSPGNGDTSFGILKHAVWNGFTLTDLVFPTFLFVVGNAMSFSMKKYEDEGSNTFFKKVLKRFSIIFLLGFLMYWFPFFEDGGLKPIAETRIFGVLQRIALCYLFASILLHYFKTKSVLIFSALALIGYQIILLVFGDLSLMGNAVLKLDKFLIGADHMYHGNGGVAFDPEGLLSTLPAIVNVIAGYFTGKFIQKSGQNFETIAKLIMVAGLLVVAGFAWDLIFPFNKKLWSSSFVLLTSGIDIFIIAVLIYLLDMSKPGKWTYFFEVFGRNTLFIYLLSELFIISLAVISMNGTNAYNWIADNIFIATAGDYFGSLLFALWIMFTCWLVGYIMDKKGIYIKV